DNA from Halogeometricum sp. S1BR25-6:
CGTCGCCGTCGACGTCGCCGACGCCGTTGCCGGCGGGCGGGACGACGGCGACGACGACCGTCCGCACCTCGAACCCGATTCGCTCGTTCGACCCGACGACCTCCCGCGTTCCGTCGCCGTCGACGTCCAGTCGGACGACCGAGCCGTCGCGGACGTACGTCGTCGGGACGGCGCCCCCGCCCGCCGAGACGGCGAAGCGGGCGTACGCGCCGCGGGCCTCAACGACCCAGAGGTTCGCCGTGGCGACCCACGGGTTCAGCGTCGGCGACAGCGGAAGCCCCGCGGGCACCGACCCGAGCGTGCCGTTCAGGACGCGGTCGGTCAGGCGGTCGGCGCCGCGGGACGCCGCTTCGTTCGTCAGTTCCGTCGCGAGCGTCCGCGTTCGGGAGGCGGTGCCGTTCACGGCCGCTTCCGGGACGCGAACCCCCGGAGCGGTCGTCGCCTCGCGCAACTCGACTCTGAGCGCCGTGGCGAGTCGGTCCCGCGTCGAGTCACTCTCGACGCTGACCTCGGACGCGACGGCGGCCGCGAGCGACCCGTTCGACGCGGCGACGGCGCGTGCTCCCGGTCCCCGCCACCGAGCGAGGGCGACGTCCACCGCCTCGGCGCTCTCGGCGGGCGTCATCGCCGTTTCGCGCCGGACCGCGATTGCGGCCCGCAATCGGACCGTGACGAGCGAGCGGTCCACCTCCTCCGCGAGCGCGTCGCGTCGGTCACGGAGCGTCGCGTCCTCGCGGGCCGCGAGCGTCCGGTCGGCGGCGACGAGCGCCCGGCCGGCCGTGCGGAGCGACACCCGAGTCCCGCCGAAGACCCTGCCGACGACCGAGTCCGCGAGGTCGCCGTACGGGAGGGTGAACAGGTTGGTATTCCGGGCCGCCAGCGGCGTGTAGGCGGTTCCGTCCGCGACGCCGTCCACCGCCGCGCCGTCGACGCCGGACAGCGAGAGGTACGCCGGGTCGCCGTCGGGGACGAACGCGTCGTGGTCGGCGGCGGCGACGGCGTCTACAGTACCCGAGTCGTCCTCGGCCGCGCGACTGGCGAGCGCCCCCCTCACCGCGTCCGCGTCCACGTTGCGGGAGGCGAGCGCACCCCGCAGTCGGTCGTTCCGCCCGTCGGCCGCCGCGGCGCGTTCGTCCAGCGCCGCGAGGACGCGGTCGACGTACGCCGCGCGCGCCGCGACGCGGACCCGGTCGGCGACGCCGTCGTACTCGGCCGGCGCGTCCACCAGGTCCGTCCGTCGGTCGCGGACGGCCGCCGCGAGTTCGGCCGCCGCGTTGGCGTGACCGGTCGCCGCGTCCCGCGCCGCAACCTCGACCGAGACGTTTCTGACGCGTTCGCGAAGCCCGGCCACGTCCAGATACACCCACTCGCGGAGGGATTCGGGACGCTCGCCGACGTGGGTCGTCGACGCCGCGGCGCTCCCGCCGGCCGTCCCTCCGCCGGAGAGCGCGGCGCGCCGGGCGACGGCGTCCGCACCGCCGCGGTCCGCGAGTACGCCGCCCGCCGCCCGCGGGACCGACGCGAGGTTCGGTCCGGAGAGGGCGCCGCCGCGGTCGAACAGCGGCGTCACCGACCGCTCGGGACCCGGAAGCGAGCGGAGCGACGCGACGACGGCGACGCGGACGCGGTAGTCGTCCGTCCAGCGTCCCGTTGTCGTTCGTCTGGTTCCGTTGCGCACCCACGTCCGCGAGACGGTGTGACGCACAAGAACCCGCCGAGCGGTCGTCTCGAAGGCGCGTTCGCCGACGCCGACGGTCCGCGGAGCGGCGGGCGTCTCGGCGGCGTGTACCGACACCGCGGTGTCGACGTTCTCGTCGACGAGCGTCCATGCCCCCGCCGAGTCGCTCGAACCGAAAGACGCCGACAGCGGGTCGGGAGCCGGCTTCTGTCCTTCGTCGGCGTCCGTCACCGTCGAGATGACTGTTACGTCCGCGGTGTAGCCGTCTCGACTGAGCGCGGCGAGCGTCGGCGCGTCGTCCCCGTCCTCGCTTCCGAGTAGCGCGAGAAACGCGTCGTCCGCGGTTCCGCCGACGTCCGCGGGGAACGTCTGCGTCGACAGCGGCTGGTGTGTCCGGGGGTTCGGACGCGGCGCGGCGCCGACGAGTCGCTCTGCCGTCTGCCCCCCGACGACGGACGGAAGCGCGTCGGAGAGTCCGGTTCGAAGCGTCGCCGCGCGGACGCCGCGAGCGGCGTCGGGGTCCGTTCGTCCGAACGAGGCGCGCTGTGCGGCGAGGACGCCGGCGTTCGTCGAGAGCGCCACGTGGCGATTCGCGACGACGTTGTCGACGGGCGCGCCGGCGTGCTGGGCGAGGCCGCGCGCCTCCGCGACGGCGAGCAGTCCGGCCGTCGCCCGGCGCTTCAGGCCGGGCGCGTACACCGGCGAGCGGTTCAGTCGCCGCTGGAAGTCCGCCGTCCGGTCGTGGAGCGCGAGTGTCGGCACCGCGACGGTCACGCGCCGGGAGACGGTCCGCTCGGCGACGACACGGCCATCTCGCACGGCGACGAGCGAGACGTTCCGAACCGTCGCCGTCAGCGACCGGCCGCCGTCCGCCGGAGACACGGAGACGTCGCGCAACGCCGGTCCGACCCCGGCCTCCGAAACCGCCGGAAGCGACGCCCGCGCCGTCGCGTCTCCGCGCCGGTGTTCCACGGTCGATAGCGCGCCGCGGGCCGACAGCGCGATTCTGAGCCGGAGGTAGTTTCGGAAGGTCCGGTTCTCACCGAGGGCGCGGCCGACCGTCGTGTTCGCGGGCGTCGTCACCGGGTCGGCGGCGGCCGCTCTCGCCGCCTCGCGGACCGCCACTCTGAGCGCGGCGGTCGTCTCGGCGTCGACGCGGTCCATCGCGACGTCGACCGAATCGTCCACGACGCCGGCCTCAGGGGAAGCGAGCGACGCCGCGAACGTCGAACTCCCGACGAGGAGCAGCACGCCGACGAGGGCGAACGGGACTCGCGCTCGCTCGTCGTCCGCCAGACGCATCAGCGACCGTCCTCCGTCGTTCGCCCGCCGTCCGTCACGTCGTCTCCGCCGTCGCCGTTCCACGCGCGGACGACGATTCGCACCTCGGAGACGGAGACGGCGGCCGCGGCCGCCTCGGGCGAGTCGTAGCGCCCTCGAAGGTCGGACTCGACGCGGGGGGCGAGGGTGGACGCGAAGCGCCGGTTCGCCGTCCGCGTGTCCGCGTCGCCGACGGCGTCGGCGGTATCGGTCGCCGAGACGCCCAGTTCTGCGGCGAGGCGGGCGTAGCGGTACCGCGCGAACGTCGAGACTGGGGCGTCGTCGCGGAGCGCAAGCCGCATCCGACCGGCCGGCGCCAGCACGTCGACGGTGCGGTTCGCGACGGCGTCCGACAGCGACGCGAAGTCGCGCGTCTCGCGCGGAGAGAGCGGTTCCGCCCCCGTCGGGACGGTGAGCGTCGCCGCGTCGACGGCTTCGCCCTCGGGGGGAGCGCCCCCGACGGCGACGCGGCCCTCGACCGGCGCGTCGGGGTACGGCCGCCAGACGGCGTCGATTCGGAGACCGACGGTCGATAGTTCGCTCCGGACGGCGCCGCGGACGGCCGCCCGCAGGCCGTCCCGCGCGTTCGTAACGGGGGCGCCGTCGAAACCGGCCGTCCCGACGGCGACTCTGGCGAGGAGGCCGGCGAACGATCCGCGCGTCGTCCGCTCGAACTCCGGGCCGGCCGTGCGCTCGAAGCGGACGCCTTTCTCGAAGCCGTTCGCCCGACGCGCCCCCGGCGCGAGCGAGTAGTTCACCGTGGCGGTGCTCGTCGCGAGGACGGCGGCGACGGCGTCCGGGCGGTCCGCACCCTCGTCCACCGCGTCCGCGGACGTTCCGACGTCGGCGGCGGTGACGCCGAGGACGGCGGCGCCGAGGAGGAGGAAGAACACCGCGGCGTCGACGGCGGCGTTCACGACCACACCGCCACCGAGAGCCGTCCGGGTTCGACGCGGCCGGGAGCGAGTCGGACGCTGACGAGGCGACCGGCGCGGTCGACGCGGTTCGTGCGGTCCGCTGCGTCCGACGAGTCCCCGGGAACGGCGGGACCGACGCCCCACTCGCGGCCGTCCGCTGCGAGCGAGACGTTGAGTCGGCGCCCGGCGGGGCCGCGGTCGCGGGCCTCGGCGAGTCGTGCGGGAGCGACCACGCCGCCGTCGCTCGCCGCATCCGCGACGCGGTCCAGCGTCGGACCGGCCGTGCTCCGTTCGTCGACGACTGGCACCGCGCCGGCGAGGACGGTCGCGTAGAGACTCACGCCGGCGCAGACGGCGAAGAGGGCCGCGAGGGCGGCGACGGGCGACGCCTGCGCGCGGGTTCCCTCGCCGCTCGCGTCGGACGCCGTTCCCCGCTCGGTCGACGGTTCACGCGTCGACGAGGACGACATCGACCCCCTCCCAGGCCGTCGTGCGAACGAGAAGCGTGCGGTCCACCGCGCGCCAGGGCGCGTCGGTCCCGCGGGCGCGGGCGTCGACGACCGCCTGCCGGAACGCCTCCGGGTCGTCGTAGGCGTCCGAGGGGTGCGCGCCGTGCACAACGTCGCGGAGTCGCGAGTTCCCCGGCGGGACGGGCGTGACCGGGCCGAATGCGAGCGTCGCGTGTGCGGTCCCCGCGTCGTTCCGCAAAGCGAGTCGGCGCGGGCGGAGTCTGACCGCCGTCGCGTCCAGCGGGTGTTCGGCGGTCGAGGTGTACTCGGCGGCCGCGGCGCGGTCCACCGTCGCGGCCGCGGACTCGGCGTCCGGCGGCGGGGCCGTCGGGAGTCCGGCGGCGGCGCCGACGAGGGCGACGCCCGCGAGCGAGAGTCCGAGCCACGCGTACCACGCGTCGAGCGGTAAGTCGAGCATGGGCCGTCTGGCCGCGGATTCGTATATAAACGCTCGGCCGGCGGATGTTCGACCCCGCCGTCAGAACAGGAGCGACGCACCGCGGAACGCGGCGAGGTAGGACCCCGTCGCCGCGAGGAGGGCGATTCCGACCCGATAGCCGACGAGCGTCCGGTCGAGCCCCCGGTCCAGTCCGGTCGAGAGGACGGTCAGCGCGACGGCGAGAAAGAGGACGTAGCCGCCGACCGCCGAACCGAGCAGTTCGGGTCCGAGCGTCGCCGCCCCCGCCTCCGTCCCGCGGTCGGCGAGGGTGGCGTCGACCGACCCCATCCGGGCCGACATGGCGACGGTGGCGCCGCCGACGAGGGGCGCGAACAGGGCGGCGGTGTTCGAGAGCGTCCCCGTTACCGCGGCGAGTTCGCGCCGGGCATCCGACTCGACCCGACGGAGGTCCCGCAGGTGGTCCGCGCCGGCGACGAGAGCATCCCCGGC
Protein-coding regions in this window:
- a CDS encoding DUF7286 family protein, translating into MRLADDERARVPFALVGVLLLVGSSTFAASLASPEAGVVDDSVDVAMDRVDAETTAALRVAVREAARAAAADPVTTPANTTVGRALGENRTFRNYLRLRIALSARGALSTVEHRRGDATARASLPAVSEAGVGPALRDVSVSPADGGRSLTATVRNVSLVAVRDGRVVAERTVSRRVTVAVPTLALHDRTADFQRRLNRSPVYAPGLKRRATAGLLAVAEARGLAQHAGAPVDNVVANRHVALSTNAGVLAAQRASFGRTDPDAARGVRAATLRTGLSDALPSVVGGQTAERLVGAAPRPNPRTHQPLSTQTFPADVGGTADDAFLALLGSEDGDDAPTLAALSRDGYTADVTVISTVTDADEGQKPAPDPLSASFGSSDSAGAWTLVDENVDTAVSVHAAETPAAPRTVGVGERAFETTARRVLVRHTVSRTWVRNGTRRTTTGRWTDDYRVRVAVVASLRSLPGPERSVTPLFDRGGALSGPNLASVPRAAGGVLADRGGADAVARRAALSGGGTAGGSAAASTTHVGERPESLREWVYLDVAGLRERVRNVSVEVAARDAATGHANAAAELAAAVRDRRTDLVDAPAEYDGVADRVRVAARAAYVDRVLAALDERAAAADGRNDRLRGALASRNVDADAVRGALASRAAEDDSGTVDAVAAADHDAFVPDGDPAYLSLSGVDGAAVDGVADGTAYTPLAARNTNLFTLPYGDLADSVVGRVFGGTRVSLRTAGRALVAADRTLAAREDATLRDRRDALAEEVDRSLVTVRLRAAIAVRRETAMTPAESAEAVDVALARWRGPGARAVAASNGSLAAAVASEVSVESDSTRDRLATALRVELREATTAPGVRVPEAAVNGTASRTRTLATELTNEAASRGADRLTDRVLNGTLGSVPAGLPLSPTLNPWVATANLWVVEARGAYARFAVSAGGGAVPTTYVRDGSVVRLDVDGDGTREVVGSNERIGFEVRTVVVAVVPPAGNGVGDVDGDAFEASPAWAGSAPGPRCDTPTGRCPRE
- a CDS encoding DUF7284 family protein, with the translated sequence MVVNAAVDAAVFFLLLGAAVLGVTAADVGTSADAVDEGADRPDAVAAVLATSTATVNYSLAPGARRANGFEKGVRFERTAGPEFERTTRGSFAGLLARVAVGTAGFDGAPVTNARDGLRAAVRGAVRSELSTVGLRIDAVWRPYPDAPVEGRVAVGGAPPEGEAVDAATLTVPTGAEPLSPRETRDFASLSDAVANRTVDVLAPAGRMRLALRDDAPVSTFARYRYARLAAELGVSATDTADAVGDADTRTANRRFASTLAPRVESDLRGRYDSPEAAAAAVSVSEVRIVVRAWNGDGGDDVTDGGRTTEDGR
- a CDS encoding DUF7285 family protein; this encodes MSSSSTREPSTERGTASDASGEGTRAQASPVAALAALFAVCAGVSLYATVLAGAVPVVDERSTAGPTLDRVADAASDGGVVAPARLAEARDRGPAGRRLNVSLAADGREWGVGPAVPGDSSDAADRTNRVDRAGRLVSVRLAPGRVEPGRLSVAVWS
- a CDS encoding DUF7283 family protein, whose protein sequence is MLDLPLDAWYAWLGLSLAGVALVGAAAGLPTAPPPDAESAAATVDRAAAAEYTSTAEHPLDATAVRLRPRRLALRNDAGTAHATLAFGPVTPVPPGNSRLRDVVHGAHPSDAYDDPEAFRQAVVDARARGTDAPWRAVDRTLLVRTTAWEGVDVVLVDA